In Herpetosiphonaceae bacterium, a single window of DNA contains:
- a CDS encoding DUF2383 domain-containing protein has protein sequence MAWFGRSKDSEAAEALLMAGFYASTLAASESYDAAMNRVDEGDVFKLFGKLRSNHLDFADDFKKRVKKLGRDPEDRTGVMEQATRTITRIQGAGSIRDLLIAMRQGEENGVAMCREALEEADLSGKSRSLIESYNHAHIDHIRDLSEQIALRGTYVGTSAEFFAPQWLRYPKPAFWVLEAALVGLGFVFGRGGRNKQGRTSPRADLAYQESQESMASREVGR, from the coding sequence ATGGCTTGGTTTGGACGAAGCAAAGACAGCGAGGCGGCTGAGGCGTTACTTATGGCCGGTTTTTATGCCTCGACGCTGGCGGCGTCGGAGTCCTACGATGCCGCGATGAATCGGGTTGACGAGGGCGATGTGTTCAAGCTCTTCGGCAAGCTGCGCTCGAATCATCTCGATTTTGCGGACGACTTCAAGAAGCGCGTCAAAAAGCTGGGCCGCGATCCTGAGGATCGCACGGGTGTGATGGAACAGGCCACACGGACGATCACACGGATTCAAGGCGCAGGCTCGATCCGCGATCTGCTGATCGCTATGCGCCAGGGCGAGGAGAACGGCGTTGCGATGTGTCGCGAGGCGCTGGAGGAGGCCGATCTGAGCGGCAAAAGCCGTAGCCTGATCGAGTCGTACAATCACGCGCACATCGATCATATTCGCGATCTGAGCGAGCAGATCGCGCTGCGCGGCACCTACGTCGGCACCAGCGCCGAGTTCTTCGCGCCGCAATGGCTGCGCTATCCGAAACCGGCCTTCTGGGTGTTGGAGGCGGCGCTGGTTGGCCTGGGCTTTGTCTTCGGGCGCGGCGGGCGCAATAAGCAGGGCCGCACGTCGCCGCGCGCTGATCTAGCGTATCAGGAATCGCAAGAGTCGATGGCATCGCGCGAGGTTGGGCGCTAG